The Malassezia japonica chromosome 5, complete sequence genome contains a region encoding:
- a CDS encoding uncharacterized protein (EggNog:ENOG503NUM4; COG:U) has product MAATAPTFAAQGTASFCTPAKIKILLVPAAPLDVAEFEKWASFVRNIDCLRLRDVPRAKSSVYPSSPLHQQGEVHVQFVTSYDPRHAYLAPLQLHRQVLGVLGLTTYDERAAYTQDLPRVAGLLRNEHPNALVHRVFAFDADPREVRGDGDMATLAADEATSEFQPQQAGFSGRRDGGLFVFPAVRRDAKDVRFYLRTQLAELVGAVLDQLDTLVAALEGTSLETPRETLTDSVSPAIRAAMNKSSSLAWGRGQTPLDAPPLPPRQGSTSTPPPGAASKVFSALSKRKAAPGTAPPTSGPHGSARHAKVRGDLALLSGDLWSALELYDSLLTLQGRERALAGGQDAVWFASALEGWAVARMLVARLGGAAHDQAPCLAFTLLQPKDKEKDVRETIVPSLAWKDIAEAYALALAVYAKCLAPPQVQLESLRFVTNETPRDYTPPLVHAGASLAYSRFLLALWASGGWNGEAFDQMLFGGTPPSLASGTPPHTELSAHSGVYRDEIASAACGALTPALRTLPDADQIAVLGSVAKLLSLVGFQRRLAHVVRQLEGVVASLLARSFRAREPLSQSLSIETLLHEALRLRVPAPDTAFEAARESDGMHAAMNPALVLGLLACDTYGIDLLTVPVRHVPSSHILERARRRVCAEQYGALLEAAVGGTAAQSTLLPALAQSAEAAQLAKPAFGWTQLQMQLLKDLVVQSEALNDYVSMTYFATLLLRDFQASLAPHDQTALLEGLHRVVPLARRTAPELILRYYGPRDLLSAMEIQPLPAALTPVVRSRAVFDPPPPAEGAPLPAGVQNPFFWNTPRTTKPKMLHLVAGEPMNVQVTLRNPLAIPLLVERIALVVDGEADTPPARTLVPPNALHIVQLQAIPKTAGTLAVEGVSVVLWSAEEHTLRLGVASEKKEAAGGKSTGLDARHSVRLLARVAGAGAAKEEGTSADVEHPPWTPDGVDALLAPSAAKYATCQVSPPMPMLDVSLPTLNTALALRDGQMATLPIRLANRSALPIDFVRFELDDSLQGPVRAAIADSGLLAGDVHELEWQLLYAPVLSVAQDAQTALRIPPRGTATVDLTVRGKASCEWASIRVYYGNTQGADDAALSLRTLQVPVPLSIQPSIECKAMAFHEVDTSSAERLAGQLTGATQKLGASFLLSLDLHNPSPHAFEAEVDVDAAPDVALHVSRIVAPQTMARVIVPMAKRSLATEALQAPIPKLSPRQFVVAKTKLSPEMQAACNAQFWLRNSLLESVRAKWKDTTTCGAISLRGQWPSVDQIRVFSQQKVQVVLALDDAHVRAEDLVGVAATITNHTESPLRMRLHLAPTAAAAFDAEQRAAEHTAAQVMVADGSWSSVVQPTPLAPGASATVRRSLCFLSAGTFALRATAEVLPEEPEQAATVFLSTPLAVHVEA; this is encoded by the coding sequence AtggcggcgaccgcgccgacgttTGCCGCGCAGGGCACCGCGTCGTTCTGCACGCCGGCCAAGATCAAGATCCTCTTGGTGCCGGCTGCGCCACTGGATGTAGCCGAGTTTGAAAAGTGGGCGTCGTTCGTGCGCAACATCGActgcctgcgcctgcgcgacgtgccgcgtGCCAAGTCGTCCGTGTACCCCTCCAGCCCGCTGCACCAGCAGGGCGAGGTGCATGTACAGTTTGTGACGTCGTACGATCCGCGGCACGCGTACCTCGCACCGCTCCAGCTGCACAGACAagtgctcggcgtgctcggcctcaCGACgtacgacgagcgcgcggcgtacaCGCAGGACctgccgcgcgtcgcggggctgctgcgcaacgaGCATCCCAATGCACTCGTGCACCGCGTCTTTGCGTTTGACGCGGATCCGCGCGAGGTCAggggcgacggcgacatggcgacgctcgccgcggacgaggcCACGTCCGAGTTCCAGCCGCAGCAGGCGGGGTTCagcgggcgccgcgacggAGGCCTGTTTGTCTTtccggcggtgcgccgcgacgcaaAGGACGTGCGCTTCtacctgcgcacgcagctcgccgagctcgtcggcgcggtgctcgaccagctcgacacgctcgtcgcggcactcgaggggacctcgctcgagacgccgcgcgagaCACTCACTGACTCGGTGAGCCCCGCGATCCGCGCAGCGATGAACAAGAGCAGCTCACTCGCGTGGGGGCGGGGAcagacgccgctcgacgcgccgccgctcccACCGCGACAGGGGTCGACCAGCACACCcccgccgggcgccgcgtccaaGGTGTTTAGCGCACTGagcaagcgcaaggccgcACCGGGCACCGCGCCCCCGACCTCGGGGCCGCACGGCAGTGCACGCCACGCCAaggtgcgcggcgacctcgcgctgctgagcGGCGACCTGTggagcgcgctcgagctctaCGACTCGCTCCTCACGCTCCagggccgcgagcgcgcgctggcggGTGGCCAGGACGCCGTGTGGTTCGCGTCGGCACTCGAAGGATGGGCCGTTGCACGCATGCTcgttgcgcgcctcggcggcgcggcgcacgaccaAGCGCCGTGCCTCGCATTCACGCTCCTGCAGCCCAAAGACAAGGAGaaggacgtgcgcgagacgATCGTGCCATCACTGGCGTGGAAGGATATCGCAGAGGCGTACGCCCTTGCGCTGGCCGTCTACGCCAAGTGCCTTGCCCCGCCGCAGGTCcagctcgagtcgctgcgctTTGTCACGAAcgagacgccgcgcgattacacgccgccgcttgTGCacgcgggcgcgtcgctcgcgtaCAGCCGCTTTCTCCTGGCGCTGTGGGCGTCGGGCGGCTGGAACGGCGAGGCGTTCGACCAGATGCTCTTtggcggcacgccgccgtcgctcgcaagcggcacgccgccgcacaCCGAGCTCTCTGCGCACTCGGGCGTATACCGCGACGAGATtgcaagcgccgcgtgcggcgcactgacgccggcgctgcgcacgctgccggATGCAGACCAGatcgcggtgctcggctcggTCGCCAAGCTGCTGAGCCTCGTCGGCTTccagcggcgcctcgcgcacgtcgtgcgccagctcgaAGGCGTCGTTGCGTCGCTCCTTGCGCGTTCGttccgcgcgcgcgagccccTGTCGCAGTCTCTGTcgatcgagacgctgctgcacgaggcgctccgccTGCGTGTGCCGGCACCAGACACGGCCTTTGAAGCAGCGCGCGAGTCGGACGGGATGCACGCGGCGATGAACCCCGCGCTAGTGCTGGGCCTGCTCGCCTGCGACACGTACGGCATCGACCTGCTCACCGTGCCGGTACGCCATGTGCCGAGCAGCCACattctcgagcgcgcgcgccgccgcgtgtGTGCAGAGCagtacggcgcgctgctcgaggcggccgtcggcggcaccGCAGCGCAGTCGACGCTCCTGCCGGCTCTCGCACagagcgccgaggcggcgcagctcgccaagccCGCATTCGGATGGACTCAGCTGCAGAtgcagctgctcaaggacctcgtcgtgcagagcgaggcgctgaaCGACTATGTCTCGATGACGTACTTTGCGACGCTCCTCCTGCGCGACTTTCAGGCGTcccttgcgccgcacgaccagacggcgctcctcgaaggcctgcaccgcgtcgttccgctcgcgcggcgcaccgcgccagAGCTTATCCTGAGATACTATGGACCACGCGACTTGCTGAGCGCCATGGAAATCCAGCCACtcccggcggcgctcacaccggtcgtgcgcagccgcgcggTGTTTgatccgccgccgcctgcagaAGGTGCGCCGCTTCCGGCCGGCGTACAGAACCCTTTCTTTTGGAATACACCACGGACGACCAAGCCCAAGATGCTGCACCTCGTTGCAGGCGAGCCGATGAATGTGCAGGTGACGCTGCGCAATCCCTTGGCTATTCCGCTGCTGGTGGAGCGcattgcgctcgtcgtcgatggCGAGGCGGAtacgccgccggcgcgcacgctcgtgccgccCAATGCTTTGCACATTGTCCAGCTGCAGGCGATTCCCAAAACGGCCGGTACCCTCGCCGTGGAAGGCGTGTCGGTCGTCCTGTggagcgccgaggagcatacgctccgcctcggcgtcgcgtccgAGAAAAAGGAGGCTGCAGGAGGAAAGAGCACCGggctcgatgcgcggcactcggtgcgcctcttggcgcgcgtcgccggcgcgggcgcggcaaAAGAGGAAGGCACGTCGGCCGATGTAGAGCATCCGCCATGGACGCCAgacggcgtcgacgcccTCCTTGCCCCGAGTGCGGCCAAGTACGCGACATGCCAGGtctcgccgccgatgccgatgcTCGACGTGTCGCTCCCGACACTCAATACCGCCCTGGCACTGCGCGACGGGCAGATGGCGACGCTGCCCATCCGCCTCGCAAACCGCTCCGCGCTGCCGATCGACTTTGTGCGTTTCGAGCTGGACGACAGTCTGCAAgggccggtgcgcgcggcgattGCGGATAGCGGGCTGCtggccggcgacgtgcacgagctcgagtgGCAGCTGCTCTATGCGCCGGTCCTCTCTGTTGCACAGGACGCCcagacggcgctgcgtaTTCCGCCccgcggcacggcgaccGTCGATCTTACCGTGCGCGGCAAAGCGTCGTGCGAATGGGCGAGTATTCGGGTGTACTATGGCAACACCCAAGGCGCAGACGACGCGGCCctctcgctgcgcacgctccaggTGCCGGTGCCCCTCTCCATCCAGCCGAGCATCGAGTGCAAGGCCATGGCCTTCCACGAGGTGGacacctcgagcgccgagcgcctcgcgggcCAGCTCACGGGCGCCACGCAAAAGCTCGGCGCGAGTTTCCTGCTGAGCCTCGACCTGCACAACCCCTCGCCGCACGCCttcgaggccgaggtggACGtagacgctgcgccggacgttgcgctgcacgtttcgcgcatcgtcgcgccTCAGACGATGGCGCGTGTCATTGTGCCGATGGCCAAGCGGAGTCTTGCGACTGAAGCGCTCCAGGCCCCAATCCCAAAATTGTCGCCGCGGCAGTTTGTCGTCGCCAAGACCAAGCTCTCGCCCGAGATGCAAGCGGCGTGCAATGCGCAGTTCTGGCTACGGAACTCGCTCCTGGAGAGCGTGCGTGCAAAGTGGAAGGACACTACGACCTGCGGCGCCAtctcgctgcgcggccaGTGGCCGTCGGTCGACCAAATCCGCGTCTTTTCGCAGCAAAAGGTACAGGTCGtgctggcgctcgacgatgcacatgtgcgtgccgaggacctcgtcggcgtcgcggccacGATTACGAACCATACCGAGTCGCCGCTGCGTATGCGTCTGCACCTTGCGCCGACAGCCGCGGCCGCATTtgacgccgagcagcgcgccgccgagcataCCGCTGCGCAGGTGATGGTCGCCGACGGGAGCTGGAGCAGTGTCGtgcagccgacgccgctcgcgcccggcgcatCTGCAAcagtgcgccgctcctTGTGCTTCCTGTCGGCGGGCACCTTTGCGTTGCGTGCCACCGCCGAAGTCCTCCCCGAGGAGCCGGAGCAGGCCGCAACCGTCTTTTTGAgtacgccgctcgcggtgcaTGTAGAAGCATAG
- the NOT4 gene encoding RING-type E3 ubiquitin transferase (EggNog:ENOG503NUX1; BUSCO:EOG09260P5R; COG:A), translating into MRRRQWEVVSTDTYWSDEGDEMECPLCLEEIDISDANFKPCPCGYQICRFCWHHIKQNLNGRCPACRRKYSDQAIEFKAMSTEEILLLTNAKKNREREKKEMEATNRKHLSNMRVVQKNLVYVVGLSPKFAREEFIPTLKSADYFGQYGRVAKILISKRMSTHKFGNGHDPSIGVYVTYQNKEDAARAIVAIDGSKEPGGRIIRASYGTTKYCTAYLRNLPCSNPGCTYLHEPGEEADSFTKEDLATLRHAAKDTEHKIKPASMHLNPITKKVQAENAANQSDGGEGSALPRTALWASGKPVGPETVRDASAFPSLAAQKESPKVKAATPARATPTPKAKAATPAPESPRPAPKAAKDKARKDEPPQGEDEDEDEDEYVYKPSANAQRLIDDLHARRQDAREQPSVFPDFDWTLASFSDGDFSFHLPAMPDVASSSMTSLTPAFASDVRIDEGDAPVYTPYQGSFNPFDTDVHEAATEYETPRMAPDALWRLQQQAARPRTELWPRRADEPERAPEEQRSAAAALLAARARQLQEATESPQHDARAKLGRQPGADSQSLLALLRRIQDQPGDERVAHAPPGLGEVRTPSRTPSRTPSRDGPVSYTPPPPGLAPSGAQPNRATGLLLAQLLGTPGAKPDAYGPAPTST; encoded by the exons atgcggcgcaggcagTGGGAGGTGGTGAGCACG GATACCTACTGGTCGGACGAGGGC GATGAAATGGAGTGCCCTCTGTGTTTGGAAGAGATTGACATTTCCGACGCCAACTTTAAGCCGTGTCCGTGTGGGTACCAGATCTGTCGGTTCTGCTGGCACCATATCAAGCAGAATTTGAACGGACGGTGTCCCGCGTGCCGGCGCAAGTACTCGGACCAGGCAATCGAGTTCAAGGCGATGTCCACCGAAGA AATCCTGCTCTTAACGAATGCAAAGAAAaaccgcgagcgcgaaaAGAAGGAGATGGAGGCGACGAACCGCAAGCACCTGTCCAACATGCGCGTCGTCCAAAAGAACCTCGTGTACGTCGTCGGGCTCTCGCCCAAGTTTGCGCGGGAAGAGTTTATTCCCACATTGAAGAGCGCCGACTACTTTGGGCAGTACGGGCGCGTGGCCAAGATTCTCATCTCGAAGCGCATGTCCACGCACAAGTTTGGCAACGGGCACGACCCGTCGATCGGCGTGTACGTCACTTACCAGAACAaggaggacgcggcgcgcgccatTGTCGCGATCGATGGCAGCAAGGAGCCAGGGGGGCGCATCATCCGTGCGAGCTACGGCACGACCAAGTACTGCACGGCCTACCTGCGGAATTTGCCGTGCTCAAACCCCGGCTGCACCTACCTGCACGAGCCGGGCGAGGAGGCCGACTCGTTTACCAAAGAGGACCTCGCGACGCTACGCCACGCCGCCAAGGACACGGAGCACAAGATCAAGCCCGCGTCGATGCATTTGAACCCCATCACCAAAAAAGTGCAGGCAGAGAACGCGGCGAACCAGTcggacggcggcgagggctcggcgctgccgcgcaccgcgctctGGGCGTCGGGCAAGCCAGTCGGCCCCGagacggtgcgcgacgcgagcgctttcccgtcgctcgccgcgcaaaAAGAGTCGCCCAAGGTCAaggccgcgacgcccgcgcgcgcgacgcccacGCCGAAAGCCAAGGctgcgacgcccgcgcccgagtcgccgcGCCCTGCACCCAAGGCGGCGAAGgacaaggcgcgcaaggacgagccgccgcagggcgaggacgaggacgaggacgaggacgagtaCGTGTACAAGCCCTCGGCCAACGCACAACGCCTCATCGACGacctgcacgcgcgccgccaggaCGCACGCGAGCAGCCGAGCGTCTTTCCCGACTTTGACTGGACGCTCGCGTCGTTCAGCGACGGCGACTTTTCCTTCCACCTCCCCGCGATGCCGGACgtggcgagctcgtccatGACCTCGCTCACGCCCGCGTTTGCGTCGGACGTCCGcatcgacgagggcgacgcgccggtgTACACGCCGTATCAGGGGTCCTTTAACCCCTTTGATACAGACGTGCACGAGGCCGCGACCGAGTACGAGACGCCGCGCAtggcgccggacgcgctctggcgcctgcagcagcaggccgcgcgcccacgcaccgagctctggccgcggcgcgccgacgagcccgagcgcgcgccagaggagcagcgctcggccgccgccgcgctcctcgccgcgcgcgcgcggcagctgcAGGAGGCCACCGAGTCGCCccagcacgacgcgcgcgccaaaCTCGGCCGGCAGCCGGGCGCGGACTCGCAgtcgctcctcgcgctcctgcgccgcatccaGGACCAGCCAGgggacgagcgcgtggcgcacgctccgccgggccttggcgaggtgcgtacgccgagccgcacgccgagccgcacgccgagccgcgACGGCCCGGTGTCGtacacgccgccgccgcctggccttgcgccgagcggcgcgcagccgaACCGCGCCACgggcctgctcctcgcgcagctgctcggcacgccgggcgccaAGCCCGACGCGTACGGCCCCGCGCCGACCTCTACATAG
- the VPS55 gene encoding Vacuolar protein sorting-associated protein 55 (EggNog:ENOG503P3FU; COG:T; TransMembrane:4 (i7-30o36-55i67-88o94-120i)) gives MAGGIHTVIFLSFALALGFLLVILSCALWSNWMPFWSTVAFVLAPAPNALFGGLAGADSFSDFNNAYIDFGNFLTGMLLMTGVALPIMLAHTDIIAPAAAGLSLAGGTLVYGTMVVYAAFFHTPDDI, from the exons ATGGCTGGCGGGATCCACA CGGTGATCTTTCTGTCAtttgcgcttgcgctcggcttCTTGCTGGTGATTTTATCGTGTGCGCTATGGTCAAACTGGATGCCGTTCTGGTCGA CCGTCGCCTTCGTGCTGGCCCCTGCGCCGAacgcgctctttggcggCCTCGCGGGCGCGGATTCCTTCTCCGACTTTAACAA TGCCTACATCGACTTTGGAAACTTTCTCACAGGCATGCTGCTCATGACCGGCGTCGCACTGCCGATCATGCTCGCACACACCGATATTatcgcgccggccgcggcaggCCTCTCGCTCGCGGGCGGCACGCTTGTGTACGGCACCATGGTCGTGTACGCGGCCTTTTTCCATACCCCCGATGATATCTAG
- a CDS encoding uncharacterized protein (EggNog:ENOG503NURQ; COG:S) produces MTLPLVRNGVRAALRTQRVSLVSPSFTIAPAVPMRMYSEKKRSKSLRNVRANPDFRRFLEDKGFISSPPEAPRSAQNASAHALRRARLPVAKAKALAQASKALREQVAQESGLEPPLPPVQPTASGWDDAELASALPLSAQHSSHLPEVAALATAQSYNFDVLLSSGRLPDTWRWLEDREVIYIPTWPPPKPSAQAGSGSVFVFRSGCFVTWGMTPEMHSAFYDKVIRGGNVPVEGERYTVAGDEAMEYVHLPNETTRVVGDLVVVGQPPNGAARSSLPLALAAESEASKKTSPSFTLQSRLAFSQGVAASARLSVQEAALSEYLASVSPIPSQLEAGGKVPLGRREVIRKLGTLLRLRQRVNLDRDNFIDDPELYWENSRMETLYRSTCTALDIQPRFEALNEKLNHCENLLEVLRALLTEESSHRMELIIIYLIAFEVGMALISDEYVPTPTAVWRFLTDTP; encoded by the exons ATGACGCTCCCCCTCGTCCGGAAtggcgtacgcgccgcgctgcgtacgCAGCGGGTCTCGCTCGTCTCGCCCTCCTTTACCATTGCGCCTGCCGTTCCGATGCGCATGTACTCGGAAAAGAAGCGCTCCAagtcgctgcgcaacgtGCGTGCAAACCCCGACTTTCGAAGATTCCTAGAAGACAAAGGATTTATTAGCTCCCCCCCCGAGGCCCCCCGCAGTGCGCAGAACGCGTctgcgcatgcgctgcgccgtgcgcgtctGCCGGTCGCCAAGGCCAAAGCGCTTGCACAGGCGAGCAaagcgctgcgtgagcaagTGGCGCAGGAAAGCGGCCTGGAGCCCCCCCTCCCCCCGGTGCAGCCGACCGCGAGCGGGTGGGAcgatgccgagcttgcATCTGCGCTCCCCCTGTCGGCGCAGCATTCGTCGCATCTGCCcgaggtcgcggcgctcgccaccGCCCAGTCGTACAACTTTGACGTGCTGCTGAGCAGCGGCCGCCTGCCCGATACCTGGCGCTGGCTCGAGGACCGCGAAGTGATCTATATTCCGACCtggccgccgcccaagccGTCCGCGCAGGCAGGAAGCGGCAGCGTATTCGTATTCCGTTCGGGCTGCTTTGTTACGTGGGGCATGACGCCCGAGATGCACTCTGCCTTTTACGACAAGGTCATCCGCGGCGGCAACGTGCCCGTGGAAGGCGAGCGGTATACCGTTGCCGGTgacgaggcgatggagTACGTGCACCTGCCGAACGAGACGACGCGTGTGGTCGGCGACttggtcgtcgtcggccagcCGCCgaacggcgccgcgcgcagctcgcttccccttgcgctcgctgccgagagcgaggcgtCGAAAAAGACGTCGCCGTCCTTTACGCTGCAGTCGCGCCTCGCGTTCTCGCAAGGTGTCGCGGCGTCTGCGCGCCTGTCTGTGcaagaggcggcgctgtCCGAGTACCTCGCGAGTGTTTCGCCGATTCCctcgcagctcgaggccgggGGCAAGGTCCCccttggccgccgcgaAGTCAtccgcaagctcggcacgctgctgcgtctGCGGCAGCGTGTGAACCTCGACCGCGACAACTTTATCGACGACCCCGAGCTCTACTGGGAAAACAGCCGGATGGAGA CGCTCTACCGCAGTACCTGTACTGCGCTCGATATCCAGCCCCGATTCGAGGCGCTGAACGAGAAGCTGAACCACTGCGAgaacctgctcgaggtcctgcgtgcgctgcttaCCGAGGAGTCGAGTCACCGCATGGAGCTCATCATTATCTACCTCATCGCCTTTGAAGTGGGTATGGCGCTCATCAGCGACGAGTacgtgccgacgccgacggccgtgtGGCGCTTCCTCACGGACACTCCGTAG
- a CDS encoding uncharacterized protein (COG:E; COG:H; EggNog:ENOG503Q54N) has product MSVDVWAVDVSAWNALPYTRVDARGARHSDEHTREFDRDAAALVQPYDPEGYAKVQQYLRAVDRVRSLIARLLPRVYCATHGIAWSEVAVRTASGGRPYLETNGTYIDYNLTHDGDWVVMAVCRHSGVRVGIDVMEVALPSFEDSSASFCRTMEQSMAPPEKQYVLAASDDAAILQRLMDVWTYKEAYTKSIGEGLGCDFQSIEVAFWEDPLQLRVRGQAIDDVQFVEIVLPPGQQGASKPSQVALALHGHGARPPWPHPSKVDAARASDNGWLHTWTYDAFLAYARDTHRP; this is encoded by the coding sequence ATGTCGGTCGACGTCTGGGCGGTGGACGTCTCGGCGTGGAACGCGCTGCCGTACACGCGCGTGGATGCGCGGGGGGCACGACATAGCGACGAGCACACGCGCGAATTCGATAgggacgccgcggcgctcgtccagcCGTACGACCCAGAGGGGTACGCCAAGGTGCAGCAGTACCTGCGTGCGGTCGACCGTGTGCGCTCGCTCAttgcgcgcctcttgcCGCGTGTGTACTGCGCAACGCATGGGATTGCGTGGAGCGAGGttgcggtgcgcaccgcaagcggcgggcggccgTACCTCGAGACCAATGGGACGTATATCGACTACAACCTGACGCACGACGGCGACTGGGTCGTCATGGCCGTGTGCCGGcacagcggcgtgcgcgtcggcatTGACGTGATGGAGGTCGCGCTGCCGTCGTTTGAGGacagcagcgcatcgttCTGCCGCACGATGGAGCAGTCCATGGCGCCGCCTGAAAAACAGTACGTCTtggcggcgagcgacgacgcaGCCATACTGCAGCGGCTCATGGACGTATGGACGTACAAGGAGGCGTATACGAAAAGCATCGGCGAAGGCCTCGGATGCGACTTTCAGAGTATCGAGGTCGCGTTCTGGGAGGAtccgctgcagctgcgcgtacgcggccaggcgatcgacgacgtgcaGTTTGTCGAGATTGTGCTTCCGCCTGGCCAACAAGGCGCGTCGAAGCCCTCGCAGGTCGCACTGGCCCTGCATggccacggcgcgcgcccccCCTGGCCGCATCCGAGCAaggtcgacgcggcgcgtgcatcCGACAATGGATGGCTACATACATGGACCTATGACGCGTTCCTTGCGTACGCCCGCGACACGCACCGCCCGTAG
- a CDS encoding uncharacterized protein (COG:S; EggNog:ENOG503NZ9C) — protein MERGKVAFSLAKPKAPAAPKAAPRAFDADDEEDAPQPSTRAPAPLSKAARRQQEEAEKVDASAFDYDGVYDKMKAVEQQLKAANKEADKGRKSKYMSSFMHAAEIRERDRLRAESKMIQREREAEGDAYAGKEAFVTSAYKEQQEELRRAEEEERVVEARERQKNRGVASFHQRMLKDESEKRQAALEALANDDIHVEEKPEEVSDKERAAQAAQQGRHVELNEDNQIVDKRELLSTGLNVLKRKEPEEKEEEQQPASSRAKRSQLMEEELLAKLMGDS, from the coding sequence ATGGAGCGGGGAAAAGTCGCCTTTTCCCTCGCGAAGCCCAAGGCAcccgcggcgccgaaagcggcgccgcgcgcgtttGACGCAGACGATGAggaggacgcgccgcagccgagcacgcgcgcgccggcgccctTGTCAAaagccgcgcggcggcagcaagaagaggccgagaaagtcgacgcgagcgcgttTGACTACGACGGCGTGTACGATAAGATGAaggccgtcgagcagcagctcaaggCCGCGAACAAAGAGGCAGACAAGGGGCGCAAGTCCAAGTACATGAGCTCGTTTatgcacgccgccgagatccgcgagcgcgatcgcctgcgcgccgagtccAAGAtgatccagcgcgagcgcgaggcggagggcgacgcgtacgcggGCAAGGAGGCGTTTGTCACGTCGGCCTACAAGGAGCAGCAGgaggagctgcggcgcgcagaggaggaagagcgcgtcgtcgaggcgcgtgaGCGCCAAAAGAaccgcggcgtcgcctccTTCCACCAGCGCATGCTCAAGGACGAGAGCGAAAAGCGGCAGGCGGCCCTCGAGGCACTCGCCAACGATGACATCCACGTCGAGGAAAAGCCTGAAGAAGTCTCGGacaaggagcgcgccgcacaggCCGCCCAGCAAGGGCGGCACGTGGAGCTCAACGAGGACAACCAGATCGTGGacaagcgcgagctgctctcTACGGGACTAAATGTACTCAAGCGAAAGGAGCCggaggagaaggaggaggagcaaCAGCCGGCCTCGTCACGCGCCAAGCGCTCGCAGCTCAtggaggaggagctgctTGCGAAATTGATGGGCGATTCTTAG